One segment of Deinococcus metalli DNA contains the following:
- a CDS encoding PadR family transcriptional regulator, which translates to MNPDLLRGNLDLILLTLLEHTPLYGFAIIQAAKDRTGGYFDFKEGSLYPALHRLEADGLLAAQYGETGRNGKPRKYYAITDLGRQSLAAKRQEFAAFTGAVHQLGGNGA; encoded by the coding sequence ATGAACCCCGACCTGCTGCGCGGCAACCTCGACCTGATCCTCCTCACCCTCCTCGAACACACCCCCCTCTACGGCTTCGCCATCATCCAGGCTGCCAAAGACCGCACCGGCGGCTACTTCGACTTCAAGGAGGGCAGCCTCTATCCAGCGCTGCACCGCCTCGAAGCCGATGGACTGCTCGCCGCGCAGTACGGTGAAACCGGCCGCAACGGCAAACCGCGCAAGTACTACGCGATCACCGATCTGGGCCGCCAGTCCCTGGCCGCCAAACGCCAGGAGTTCGCCGCCTTCACCGGCGCCGTCCACCAGCTCGGCGGGAATGGCGCGTGA
- a CDS encoding transporter substrate-binding domain-containing protein: MFIVLGVLAYLGLRQLPPDNSLARVRAAGVLNVCAPPSLPPFVSSDGTTATGSEAAMIDRVARRLGVPVGWNVQPAWGTSPDPVDWGVRPESCDLLAGGIVVNAETQGLMQVMPYARRGWAQLSTTAAPKRLAVLTNHWGLAADDAFGWADARGVDFVAVPSADAALAALTSGERDSVLGLADEVAWLHARVPGSVVTPVRDLPTQTLALGMWKNTITLKRVVTSVLNLQPNGR, translated from the coding sequence GTGTTCATCGTGCTGGGCGTGCTGGCGTACCTGGGGCTGCGGCAGTTGCCGCCGGACAACTCGCTGGCGCGGGTGCGGGCGGCCGGGGTGCTGAACGTGTGCGCGCCGCCCAGCCTGCCGCCCTTCGTGAGCAGCGACGGCACCACGGCCACCGGCAGCGAGGCAGCCATGATCGACCGGGTGGCGCGCCGTCTGGGCGTGCCGGTCGGGTGGAACGTGCAGCCCGCGTGGGGCACGTCGCCAGACCCGGTGGACTGGGGCGTGAGACCGGAATCGTGCGACCTGCTCGCGGGCGGCATCGTGGTGAACGCCGAGACGCAGGGCCTGATGCAGGTGATGCCGTACGCACGCCGCGGCTGGGCGCAGCTCTCGACCACCGCCGCGCCCAAACGGCTGGCGGTGCTGACCAACCACTGGGGGCTGGCAGCGGACGACGCCTTCGGCTGGGCGGACGCGCGCGGCGTGGACTTTGTGGCGGTGCCCTCGGCGGACGCTGCGCTCGCGGCGCTGACATCCGGGGAGCGCGACAGCGTCCTGGGCCTCGCGGACGAGGTGGCGTGGCTGCACGCGCGGGTGCCGGGCAGCGTGGTCACGCCGGTCCGTGACCTGCCCACCCAGACGCTGGCGCTGGGCATGTGGAAGAACACCATCACCCTCAAGCGGGTGGTGACGTCCGTGCTGAACCTGCAGCCGAACGGGCGCTGA
- a CDS encoding ABC transporter ATP-binding protein — MTAGNPTVIDVQDVRYAYGDVHALRGVGFSVPRGSFFALLGPNGAGKSTLVSLMSTLLPLQTGTLEVAGVDVRRHAAAVRRRLGLVFQEPSLDERLTVLENLDFHGRIYGLNGRARRERAEHVLDVVELGEWQNASARILSRGMKRRLEIARGVMHDPDLLILDEPTTGLDVQSRRAVWSYLGALRRETGLSLLLTTHQIEEAEDADLVAVIDRGEVLAFGTPLELRERLGGMVVTLRGVPDDLRADLAASVPDVVAGPSGDTLRVRVADPGPLIARIAPDLPRLAGLSVQAASLEDVFLNLTGRALREERAAPGPARVSPTDGRGFR, encoded by the coding sequence ATGACGGCCGGGAACCCGACCGTGATCGACGTGCAGGACGTGCGGTACGCCTATGGAGACGTGCACGCGCTGCGCGGCGTGGGTTTCTCCGTGCCGCGCGGGAGTTTCTTCGCGCTGCTGGGTCCCAACGGCGCGGGCAAGAGCACCCTGGTGTCGCTGATGAGCACGCTGCTGCCCCTGCAGACGGGCACGCTGGAGGTCGCGGGCGTGGACGTGCGGCGGCACGCTGCGGCCGTCCGGCGGCGGCTGGGTCTGGTCTTCCAGGAACCCAGCCTGGACGAGCGCCTGACGGTGCTGGAGAACCTGGACTTCCACGGGCGCATCTACGGTCTGAACGGCCGCGCGCGCCGGGAACGTGCCGAGCACGTGCTGGACGTGGTGGAGCTGGGCGAGTGGCAGAACGCCTCCGCACGCATCCTGTCGCGCGGCATGAAGCGCCGCCTGGAGATCGCGCGCGGCGTGATGCACGACCCGGACCTGCTGATCCTGGACGAACCCACCACCGGCCTGGACGTGCAGAGCCGCCGCGCGGTGTGGTCGTACCTGGGCGCGCTGCGCCGCGAGACCGGGCTGTCGCTGCTGCTCACCACCCACCAGATCGAGGAGGCCGAGGACGCCGATCTGGTGGCCGTCATCGACCGGGGCGAGGTGCTGGCCTTCGGCACGCCGCTGGAACTGCGCGAGCGCCTGGGCGGCATGGTCGTGACGCTGCGCGGCGTGCCCGACGACCTGCGGGCCGACCTGGCGGCGAGCGTGCCGGACGTGGTGGCCGGGCCGTCCGGCGACACCCTGCGGGTGCGGGTGGCCGATCCCGGCCCGCTGATCGCGCGCATCGCGCCGGACCTGCCGCGTCTGGCAGGCCTGAGCGTGCAGGCGGCCAGCCTGGAGGACGTGTTCCTGAACCTGACCGGCCGCGCGCTGCGCGAGGAGCGTGCGGCGCCCGGGCCGGCCCGCGTGTCCCCCACCGACGGCCGGGGGTTCCGTTGA
- a CDS encoding Rieske 2Fe-2S domain-containing protein — protein MTDARATRRTFLKLTAMTGAAAGVVAVSGRAGAQTASDPAKAGDLLLHQDGPNKGKPVKATEVKVGEAVWAVAVDPATKKPRDAMKGGVVLTKVASGKLQASSKPNAAGDIVAYSSVCTHQGCPSKEIGSLGQGKGHIICTCHGSIYDPADNATVLGGPAPKRLPALPIKVDAAGAVVAKAGFTGKVGPK, from the coding sequence ATGACTGATGCCCGTGCCACCCGCCGTACCTTCCTGAAACTCACCGCCATGACCGGCGCCGCCGCCGGCGTGGTCGCCGTGAGTGGCCGCGCCGGCGCCCAGACCGCCAGCGATCCGGCCAAGGCCGGCGACCTGCTGCTGCACCAGGACGGCCCCAACAAGGGCAAGCCGGTCAAGGCCACCGAAGTCAAGGTCGGCGAGGCCGTGTGGGCCGTCGCCGTCGATCCTGCCACCAAGAAGCCCCGTGACGCCATGAAGGGCGGCGTGGTGCTCACCAAGGTCGCCAGCGGAAAACTCCAGGCGAGCAGCAAGCCCAACGCCGCGGGCGACATCGTGGCGTACTCCAGCGTGTGCACGCACCAGGGCTGCCCGAGCAAGGAAATCGGCAGCCTGGGCCAGGGCAAGGGCCACATCATCTGCACGTGCCACGGCAGCATCTACGACCCGGCCGACAACGCCACCGTGCTGGGCGGCCCCGCACCCAAGCGCCTGCCGGCCCTGCCGATCAAGGTGGACGCGGCCGGCGCGGTGGTCGCCAAGGCGGGCTTTACCGGCAAGGTCGGCCCGAAGTAA
- a CDS encoding ABC transporter permease, with translation MTTPPSDGATAGTRYYLACLYAIWAREVKRSVRESGQLVGAFSRPLLWVIIFGVGLTPYFRTGLRETTFVVPFTYMQYIFPAVVVLNILYPSIQSAVSLIYDRQFGFFREVFASPVPRSAVFAGKLLGGATVATLQGGLVLLLGPYVDVPMPPQILPGVLGVMFLVSLAFTAVGLLIASRLKSFEGFGVFSNALILPLYFLASSVFPLDPSLSVQQQQQVFPPWLVLLVRANPLTYAIDLLRHFIIDYHEHPLGLDVAVVIGLTVVACTLSFREFRR, from the coding sequence TTGACCACGCCCCCCAGCGACGGCGCCACGGCCGGAACGCGCTACTACCTCGCGTGTCTGTACGCCATCTGGGCGCGCGAGGTCAAACGGAGCGTGCGCGAGAGCGGGCAGCTGGTGGGCGCGTTCTCACGGCCGCTGTTGTGGGTGATCATCTTCGGGGTGGGCCTGACGCCGTACTTCCGGACCGGCCTGCGCGAGACGACCTTCGTGGTGCCGTTCACGTACATGCAGTACATCTTCCCGGCGGTCGTGGTGCTGAACATCCTGTACCCCAGCATCCAGTCGGCGGTCAGCTTGATCTACGACCGGCAGTTCGGCTTCTTCCGCGAGGTGTTCGCGTCGCCGGTGCCGCGCAGCGCGGTCTTCGCGGGCAAGCTGCTGGGCGGCGCGACGGTCGCCACCCTCCAGGGCGGCCTGGTGCTGCTGCTGGGGCCGTACGTGGACGTGCCCATGCCGCCGCAGATCCTGCCGGGCGTGCTGGGCGTGATGTTCCTGGTGTCGCTGGCGTTCACGGCGGTGGGCCTGCTGATCGCGTCGCGGCTCAAGTCCTTCGAGGGTTTCGGCGTATTCTCCAACGCGCTGATCCTGCCGCTCTACTTCCTGGCGAGCAGCGTGTTCCCGCTCGACCCCAGCCTGAGCGTGCAGCAGCAGCAGCAGGTGTTCCCACCATGGCTGGTGCTGCTGGTGCGCGCCAATCCGCTGACCTACGCCATCGACCTGCTGCGCCACTTCATCATCGACTACCACGAGCATCCCCTGGGCCTGGACGTGGCCGTGGTGATCGGGCTGACGGTGGTGGCGTGCACGCTGTCGTTCCGGGAGTTCCGTCGGTGA
- a CDS encoding PQQ-dependent dehydrogenase, methanol/ethanol family yields MIRVGALLAAGVSLAGLAFAQVGSYSAVTNARLAAPEASNWLTTRGNQMNWGYSALDKITPANVAKLSPVWAYSTGQTEGHEAAPIVNNGVMFVSAPMNKLFALDATTGNLLWKYERELPDDITSCCDVVNRGVAVFGDMVYMGTLDAHLLAFNAKTGKIVWDRTIEDYKKRYTITSAPLMANGHLVTGVHGGEYGVRGFLEAMDPKTGKSLWKSYTTMKGSYPDGSEAQGGAPTWLTGAYDAGSKTIYWGTGNPSPWMDPRRKPTDDLKWSSSLIAVDADSGKIKQGFQYSPNDAWDYDGVNEPILIDTMANGKSVPSVVTAHRNGYLYRFDRSGGGVKYLNAEKYVTVTAYKGLDKNGRPIWDPQHRPDVGKQVNSCPSFLGGKNWHPAAYSPQTKLMYIPSNEWCMTIKGAQTKYAAGEAYVGAEFELNAVPNLNYVGNLQAVDPATGKKVWSQTFKAPLWGGVLTTAGGLVFTGTTADRDFIAFDAKSGKKLWSFKTNSGVIGQPISYSVNGKQYVAVFSGYGGAIPLWAGPMAQLTKDTPRGGVLWVFAVN; encoded by the coding sequence ATGATCCGCGTCGGGGCGCTGCTCGCGGCCGGGGTGTCGCTCGCGGGACTCGCGTTTGCACAGGTCGGCTCGTACTCGGCCGTGACGAATGCGCGTCTGGCCGCGCCCGAAGCGAGCAACTGGCTCACGACGCGCGGCAACCAGATGAACTGGGGCTACTCGGCGCTCGACAAGATCACGCCCGCGAACGTCGCGAAGCTCTCGCCGGTGTGGGCGTACTCCACCGGGCAGACCGAGGGGCACGAGGCCGCGCCCATCGTGAACAACGGCGTGATGTTCGTGTCGGCGCCCATGAACAAGCTGTTCGCGCTGGACGCCACGACCGGCAACCTGCTGTGGAAGTACGAGCGCGAACTCCCGGACGACATCACCTCGTGCTGTGACGTGGTGAACCGCGGCGTGGCCGTGTTCGGGGACATGGTGTACATGGGCACGCTGGACGCGCACCTGCTGGCCTTCAACGCCAAGACCGGCAAGATCGTCTGGGACCGCACCATCGAGGACTACAAGAAGCGCTACACGATCACGTCGGCGCCGCTGATGGCCAACGGACACCTCGTGACCGGCGTGCACGGCGGGGAGTACGGCGTGCGCGGCTTCCTGGAAGCCATGGACCCCAAGACCGGCAAGAGCCTGTGGAAGTCCTACACCACCATGAAGGGCTCGTACCCGGACGGCAGCGAGGCCCAGGGCGGCGCGCCCACGTGGCTGACCGGCGCGTACGACGCGGGCAGCAAGACCATCTACTGGGGCACCGGCAACCCCAGCCCGTGGATGGACCCGCGGCGCAAGCCCACCGACGACCTGAAGTGGAGCTCGTCCCTGATCGCGGTGGACGCCGACAGCGGCAAGATCAAGCAGGGCTTCCAGTACTCCCCGAACGACGCGTGGGACTACGACGGCGTGAACGAGCCGATCCTGATCGACACCATGGCGAACGGCAAATCCGTGCCGAGCGTCGTGACCGCGCACCGCAACGGCTACCTGTACCGCTTTGACCGCTCCGGCGGCGGCGTGAAGTACCTGAACGCCGAGAAGTACGTGACCGTCACGGCCTACAAGGGGCTGGACAAGAACGGCCGGCCTATCTGGGACCCGCAGCACCGGCCGGACGTCGGCAAGCAGGTCAACTCGTGCCCCAGCTTCCTGGGTGGCAAGAACTGGCACCCGGCCGCGTACTCGCCGCAGACGAAACTGATGTACATCCCGTCGAACGAGTGGTGCATGACCATTAAGGGCGCCCAGACCAAGTACGCCGCGGGCGAGGCCTACGTGGGCGCCGAGTTCGAACTGAACGCCGTGCCGAACCTGAACTATGTCGGCAACCTCCAGGCGGTCGATCCCGCGACCGGCAAGAAGGTCTGGAGCCAGACCTTCAAGGCCCCGCTGTGGGGCGGCGTGCTCACCACCGCCGGCGGCCTGGTGTTCACGGGCACCACCGCGGACCGGGACTTCATCGCCTTCGACGCCAAGAGCGGCAAGAAGCTGTGGTCGTTCAAGACGAACTCCGGCGTGATCGGGCAGCCGATCAGCTACTCGGTGAACGGCAAGCAGTACGTGGCCGTGTTCAGCGGCTACGGCGGCGCGATTCCGCTGTGGGCCGGCCCGATGGCGCAGCTCACCAAGGACACGCCCCGCGGCGGCGTGCTGTGGGTCTTCGCGGTCAACTGA
- a CDS encoding NAD(P)/FAD-dependent oxidoreductase: MKTLILGAGYAGLAVATKLKPTPDMDTLLIEQNAYHTFETRLHEAAAHNTRVTLPLAPLLKGTGVHLEQAQVENVNLDDKEVTLKDGRVLTYDTLVVGLGSVTNFYRIPGLSENATELKQLSDADEIFNFVNRAYSSDYHGNRDIVVGGAGLTGVELVTELAQRAALLTKERGLPPFQIHLVEAGPKILPVLDDALRGKAMRTLEEYGINVLVGHRLMQATADSVTVQQADGTQTVIPAGKIIWTGGIQARDIVRGQGIEKGPGGRIVVDEYLRVKGYPDVYVVGDMGLALNQEGKPVPTTAQHAGQQGRLTGKNLMRLSRGEDLEPYEPTTLGEFVSLGGLMAVGWMKLPWNQKLAMTGGLAHVMKRASEWRWRVSID, encoded by the coding sequence ATGAAGACCCTGATTCTAGGTGCCGGCTACGCGGGCCTCGCCGTGGCCACAAAACTCAAGCCCACGCCCGACATGGACACCCTCCTGATCGAGCAGAACGCCTACCACACCTTCGAGACCCGCCTGCACGAGGCCGCGGCGCACAACACCCGCGTGACCCTGCCGCTCGCGCCGCTGCTCAAGGGCACCGGCGTGCACCTGGAGCAGGCGCAGGTCGAGAACGTGAACCTCGACGACAAGGAAGTCACGCTCAAGGACGGCCGCGTGCTGACCTACGACACCCTGGTCGTCGGCCTGGGCAGCGTGACGAACTTCTACCGCATCCCGGGGCTGTCCGAGAACGCCACGGAACTCAAGCAGCTCAGCGACGCCGACGAGATCTTCAACTTCGTCAACCGTGCGTACAGCAGCGACTACCACGGCAACCGCGACATCGTGGTCGGCGGCGCCGGCCTGACCGGCGTGGAACTCGTGACGGAACTCGCCCAGCGCGCCGCGCTGCTCACCAAGGAACGCGGCCTGCCGCCCTTCCAGATCCACCTCGTCGAGGCCGGCCCCAAGATCCTGCCCGTGCTGGACGACGCCCTGCGCGGCAAGGCCATGCGGACCCTCGAGGAATACGGCATCAACGTCCTGGTCGGCCACCGCCTGATGCAGGCCACCGCCGACTCGGTGACGGTGCAGCAGGCCGACGGCACCCAGACCGTGATTCCCGCCGGCAAGATCATCTGGACCGGCGGCATCCAGGCGCGCGACATCGTGCGCGGCCAGGGCATCGAGAAGGGCCCCGGCGGCCGTATCGTCGTGGACGAGTACCTGCGCGTGAAGGGCTACCCCGACGTGTACGTGGTCGGTGACATGGGCCTGGCCCTGAACCAGGAGGGCAAGCCCGTGCCCACCACCGCCCAGCACGCCGGGCAGCAGGGCCGCCTGACCGGCAAGAACCTGATGCGCCTGTCGCGCGGCGAGGACCTGGAACCCTACGAGCCCACCACCCTGGGCGAGTTCGTCAGCCTGGGCGGCCTGATGGCGGTCGGCTGGATGAAACTCCCGTGGAACCAGAAGCTCGCCATGACCGGCGGCCTCGCGCACGTCATGAAGCGCGCCTCCGAGTGGCGCTGGCGCGTCAGCATCGACTGA
- a CDS encoding MFS transporter, whose amino-acid sequence MAVVLSMAPWFSAAAVLPQLRAEWHLSPQAGSWLALAVQLGFVAGAVGSALLNLADRVPSRVLILVGAVAAGAANAALLGAHTGAAAFALRALVGVALALVYPPALRAMSAYFTRGRGLALGIMVGALTLGSASPHLVNGLGGAQWRTVIAVTSALAVLGGLVAALVGPGPHRTPAPPVRPAQAWRALAARGPALATLGYLGHMWELYAMWTWFALYYGGVLRAAGSADVTRGAALATFAVVGVGALGCVVGGMLGDRWGRTRVTELAMWLSGGSALLLAALAGAAPGVVLSIGVFWGFWIIADSAQFSTIVSEVADPAYVGTAMTAQLALGFTLTAVSIALVPVLEPALGWRGIFVIWAVGPLLGALAMRTLRATPDAARIAGGRG is encoded by the coding sequence GTGGCGGTGGTGCTCAGCATGGCCCCGTGGTTCTCGGCGGCGGCGGTGTTGCCGCAACTGCGCGCCGAGTGGCACCTCAGCCCGCAGGCGGGGTCGTGGCTGGCGCTGGCGGTGCAGCTCGGCTTCGTGGCGGGCGCGGTGGGCAGCGCCCTGCTGAACCTCGCGGACCGGGTGCCCAGCCGCGTGCTGATCCTGGTGGGCGCGGTCGCGGCGGGGGCCGCCAACGCGGCGCTGCTGGGCGCGCACACGGGCGCGGCCGCCTTCGCCCTGCGGGCGCTGGTGGGCGTGGCGCTGGCGCTGGTGTACCCGCCGGCGCTGCGGGCCATGTCGGCGTACTTCACGCGCGGGCGCGGCCTGGCGCTGGGCATCATGGTGGGCGCGCTGACGCTCGGGTCGGCCAGCCCGCACCTCGTGAACGGGCTGGGCGGGGCGCAGTGGCGCACGGTGATCGCGGTGACCAGCGCGCTGGCGGTGCTGGGCGGACTGGTCGCCGCGCTGGTGGGACCAGGGCCGCACCGCACGCCCGCGCCGCCCGTCCGGCCCGCGCAGGCGTGGCGGGCGCTCGCGGCGCGCGGCCCGGCCCTGGCGACCCTGGGCTACCTGGGCCACATGTGGGAGCTGTACGCGATGTGGACGTGGTTCGCGCTGTACTACGGCGGCGTGCTGCGCGCGGCGGGCAGCGCGGACGTGACGCGCGGCGCGGCCCTGGCGACCTTCGCGGTGGTGGGCGTGGGGGCGCTGGGCTGCGTGGTGGGCGGGATGCTCGGCGACCGCTGGGGCCGCACCCGCGTGACTGAACTCGCCATGTGGCTCTCCGGGGGCAGCGCGCTGCTGCTGGCCGCGCTGGCGGGCGCCGCGCCGGGCGTGGTGCTGAGCATCGGCGTGTTCTGGGGCTTCTGGATCATCGCGGACTCGGCGCAGTTCAGCACCATCGTGAGCGAGGTGGCCGACCCGGCGTACGTGGGCACGGCCATGACCGCGCAGCTCGCCCTGGGCTTCACCCTGACCGCCGTGAGCATCGCGCTGGTGCCGGTGCTGGAGCCCGCGCTGGGATGGCGGGGCATCTTCGTGATCTGGGCGGTGGGCCCGCTGCTGGGCGCGCTCGCCATGCGGACGCTGCGCGCCACGCCAGACGCCGCGCGGATCGCGGGTGGCCGCGGCTGA
- a CDS encoding helix-turn-helix domain-containing protein: MNERLALERQKLVRAWYRYVTRPSPALAVPDDPVEVPARSEGNVDQEVAASWARSALTVPPERVSAPVVSESDVKHSWQESPLEYGVRGLIPELRRLAEEADLIVGIGDTDGTLLWTQGSERMADLATSINFVPGGQWGEGSVGTNALALALRTRQAVRVFSAEHYVQTVHDWVCYSSPIRDTHTGALLGVLDFSTTWEHSTPLGLASARHYAQQIELALNGRSAPTVGELNLRFCGPPQVLYGGRRLHLTPRQHELLCVLALHPGGLTLDALHAHVYGDQPISLSTLKSEVSTLRSLLGGQIASRPYRLSVPVRLDVQDIEERLLSGQVSAAADVYDGPLLPHSASPLLTYWRDYLDAALREAVCRSKDPDLLWRYASRFDDPEVLEVLEHLLPDDDHRLPIARARRAALDAAF, translated from the coding sequence ATGAACGAACGCCTGGCCCTGGAACGGCAGAAACTGGTGCGCGCCTGGTACCGCTACGTGACCCGGCCCAGCCCGGCACTGGCCGTGCCGGACGACCCGGTGGAGGTGCCGGCCCGCAGCGAGGGCAACGTGGACCAGGAGGTCGCGGCGTCGTGGGCACGCTCGGCCCTGACGGTCCCGCCCGAACGGGTGAGCGCCCCGGTGGTCAGCGAGTCGGACGTGAAACACTCGTGGCAGGAGTCGCCGCTGGAGTACGGCGTGCGCGGCCTGATCCCCGAACTGCGCCGTCTGGCGGAGGAAGCGGACCTGATCGTCGGGATCGGGGACACCGACGGCACCCTGCTGTGGACGCAGGGCAGCGAGCGCATGGCGGACCTGGCGACCAGCATCAACTTCGTGCCGGGCGGGCAGTGGGGCGAGGGCAGCGTGGGCACCAACGCCCTGGCGCTGGCGCTGCGCACGCGTCAGGCGGTGCGGGTGTTCAGCGCCGAGCACTACGTGCAGACGGTGCACGACTGGGTGTGCTACTCCAGCCCCATCCGCGACACGCACACCGGGGCGCTGCTGGGCGTGCTGGACTTCAGCACCACGTGGGAGCACTCCACGCCGCTGGGCCTGGCCAGTGCCCGGCACTACGCACAGCAGATCGAGCTGGCCCTGAACGGCCGCAGCGCGCCGACCGTCGGGGAACTGAACCTGCGCTTCTGCGGGCCGCCGCAGGTGCTGTACGGCGGCCGGCGCCTGCACCTGACACCCCGGCAGCACGAACTGCTGTGCGTGCTGGCGCTGCACCCCGGCGGCCTGACGCTGGACGCGCTGCACGCGCACGTGTACGGCGACCAGCCCATCAGCCTGAGCACCCTGAAGTCCGAGGTGAGCACGCTGCGCTCGCTGCTGGGCGGGCAGATCGCGTCGCGGCCGTACCGCCTGAGCGTGCCCGTGCGTCTGGACGTGCAGGACATCGAGGAGCGCCTGCTGTCCGGGCAGGTGAGCGCCGCCGCCGACGTGTACGACGGCCCGCTGCTGCCGCACTCGGCGTCGCCTCTGCTGACGTACTGGCGCGATTACCTCGACGCCGCGCTGCGTGAGGCGGTGTGCCGCTCGAAGGACCCGGACCTGCTGTGGCGCTACGCGTCGCGTTTCGACGACCCGGAGGTGCTGGAGGTGCTCGAGCACCTGCTGCCGGACGACGACCACCGCCTGCCGATCGCCCGCGCCCGCCGCGCCGCGCTGGACGCCGCGTTCTGA
- a CDS encoding substrate-binding periplasmic protein, translating into MKRFITVGATLALVGVGGAQQDPNSPTSTVGPLRSGSAMTFCLDQQNPMWKFEQDMAVAVARSLGRKAEFYVHRTPLPDIDTAPQPLDRTELMRLFAHRCDIYPGLVGSTTPAFDYPADEQMYATRPYLKVSYLFVSHDKAVTNLAQLPKTMPVTMERNGLPAYFMYATRRGQFTDRPVGTAARLVDDLKTGKARVGMTFASQLYPRVPDLKKAGLSAQPVVGLPNMTWYVIYGLRRDRPSLRTQIDGALTRLIQRGEVQKLLTKYGLNRPGIAAADIGDKRPQSESFRDDN; encoded by the coding sequence ATGAAACGCTTCATCACGGTCGGTGCGACCCTGGCCCTGGTCGGCGTGGGCGGCGCGCAGCAGGACCCGAACTCGCCGACGAGCACGGTCGGCCCGCTGCGCAGCGGCAGCGCCATGACGTTCTGCCTGGACCAGCAGAACCCCATGTGGAAGTTCGAGCAGGATATGGCGGTGGCCGTGGCGCGCTCGCTGGGGCGCAAGGCGGAGTTCTACGTGCACCGCACGCCGCTGCCGGACATCGACACGGCGCCGCAGCCGCTCGACCGCACGGAACTCATGCGGCTGTTCGCGCACCGCTGCGACATCTACCCCGGGCTGGTGGGCAGCACCACGCCCGCCTTCGACTACCCCGCCGATGAGCAGATGTACGCCACGCGGCCGTACCTGAAGGTCAGTTACCTGTTCGTGAGCCACGACAAGGCCGTGACGAACCTGGCCCAGTTGCCCAAAACGATGCCTGTGACCATGGAGCGCAATGGCCTGCCGGCGTACTTCATGTACGCCACGCGGCGCGGCCAGTTCACGGACCGGCCGGTGGGCACCGCCGCGCGGCTGGTGGATGACCTGAAGACCGGCAAGGCGCGGGTGGGCATGACCTTCGCGTCGCAGCTGTACCCGCGCGTCCCCGACCTGAAGAAGGCCGGTCTGAGCGCGCAGCCGGTCGTGGGGCTGCCGAACATGACGTGGTATGTGATCTACGGGTTGCGGCGTGACCGCCCCAGCCTGCGCACGCAGATCGACGGCGCGCTCACCCGCCTGATCCAGCGCGGCGAGGTGCAGAAGCTGCTGACGAAGTACGGCCTGAACCGGCCGGGCATCGCGGCCGCGGACATCGGGGACAAGCGGCCGCAGTCCGAGAGCTTCAGGGACGACAACTGA
- a CDS encoding ABC transporter substrate-binding protein gives MSQRSHVLVLAALLALSGAAGAQQSINVGLQAGGTMSWVTFAIQRYGLDKQLGFTLNATTYASKDATRVALRSGAAQVVVDDFIEVTLLRQKGFPVSAVYPFSLLAGGIVVPEDSPIRTVADLRGASLGATSLTDKTLLILRAYTRATAGFDVQDASKVVSVSSPLMEQFMNRGEIQAGIPFWHHTARMVAGGKFRQLISSADLLKGLGLPQNVPLLYVIARTDTDPATLGLFLKAVKLAEERMKADDAYWPAMLGANLYVLPDRAQLPALRAQWAAGLPKRWGAADLNATLLLTRKMIAVAGPDVVGLTRLDTRAFNTTFQP, from the coding sequence ATGTCACAGCGTTCACACGTCCTGGTTCTCGCCGCCCTGCTGGCCCTCAGCGGCGCGGCCGGAGCGCAGCAGAGTATCAACGTCGGCCTCCAGGCGGGCGGCACCATGTCGTGGGTGACCTTCGCCATCCAGCGCTACGGCCTGGACAAACAGCTGGGCTTCACGCTGAATGCCACCACCTACGCCAGCAAGGACGCCACCCGCGTGGCCCTGCGCTCCGGCGCGGCGCAGGTGGTCGTGGACGACTTCATCGAGGTGACGCTGCTGCGCCAGAAGGGCTTCCCGGTCAGCGCGGTGTATCCCTTCAGCCTGCTCGCGGGGGGCATCGTGGTGCCGGAAGACAGCCCGATCAGGACGGTGGCGGACCTGAGGGGCGCGTCGCTGGGCGCCACCAGCTTAACTGACAAGACCCTGCTGATCCTGCGGGCCTACACCCGCGCGACCGCCGGGTTCGACGTGCAGGACGCCTCCAAGGTGGTGTCGGTGTCCAGCCCGCTGATGGAGCAGTTCATGAACCGCGGCGAGATCCAGGCCGGCATTCCCTTCTGGCACCACACGGCGCGCATGGTGGCCGGCGGCAAGTTCCGGCAGCTGATCTCCAGCGCAGATCTGCTGAAGGGTCTGGGCCTGCCGCAGAACGTGCCGCTGCTGTACGTGATCGCGCGCACCGACACCGATCCGGCCACCCTGGGGCTGTTCCTGAAGGCGGTGAAGCTGGCCGAGGAGCGCATGAAGGCCGACGACGCGTACTGGCCCGCGATGCTGGGCGCCAACCTGTACGTGCTGCCGGACCGCGCCCAGTTGCCGGCCCTGCGTGCCCAGTGGGCGGCGGGGTTGCCCAAGCGCTGGGGCGCGGCGGACCTGAACGCCACGCTGCTGCTGACCCGCAAGATGATCGCTGTGGCCGGGCCGGATGTGGTCGGCCTGACCCGCCTGGACACCCGCGCCTTCAACACCACCTTCCAGCCGTGA